In Prevotella sp. oral taxon 475, one DNA window encodes the following:
- the pyrH gene encoding UMP kinase, which yields MYKRILLKLSGESLMGEQNFGIDPQRLQDYAEQIKTVHRMGVQIGIVIGGGNIFRGLSGSQKGFDRVKGDQMGMCATVINSLALSSALGALGVRTKVLTAIRMEPIGEFYSKWKAIESLEAGYVCIFSAGTGSPYFTTDTGSSLRGIEIEADVMLKGTRVDGIYTADPEKDPTATKFSEITYDEIYTRGLKVMDLTATTMCKENHLPIYVFNMDIVGNLKRVIDGEDIGTLVHN from the coding sequence ATGTATAAAAGAATTCTTCTCAAACTAAGCGGCGAGAGCTTGATGGGAGAACAGAACTTCGGAATCGACCCACAGCGGCTGCAAGACTATGCCGAGCAAATCAAAACCGTTCATCGCATGGGCGTACAGATCGGCATTGTGATTGGCGGAGGCAACATTTTTCGCGGTCTGAGTGGGTCGCAGAAAGGATTCGACCGCGTGAAAGGCGATCAGATGGGCATGTGTGCCACCGTGATCAACTCGTTGGCCCTGAGTTCGGCACTGGGCGCATTGGGCGTGAGAACAAAGGTACTCACCGCCATTCGCATGGAGCCCATCGGCGAATTTTACAGCAAATGGAAAGCCATCGAAAGTCTTGAGGCCGGTTATGTCTGCATTTTCTCTGCCGGAACAGGTTCGCCCTACTTCACAACCGACACGGGAAGCTCTCTGCGCGGCATCGAAATAGAGGCCGACGTGATGCTCAAAGGCACACGGGTGGACGGAATCTACACTGCCGACCCTGAGAAAGACCCCACTGCTACAAAGTTTTCCGAAATCACTTACGACGAAATCTACACGCGAGGACTCAAAGTGATGGACCTCACCGCTACCACTATGTGCAAAGAAAACCATCTTCCCATCTATGTTTTCAATATGGACATCGTGGGAAACCTGAAGCGCGTGATCGACGGAGAAGACATCGGAACATTGGTGCACAACTGA
- a CDS encoding biotin--[acetyl-CoA-carboxylase] ligase translates to MKTRLIRLNATDSTNSYIKTVAQPDDELLVVSTRWQTAGRGQGSNRWESEEGKNLLFSLLVRPTFITVQQRFLLSMMGALSLKEVLDSYTDGIRIKWPNDLYWFDRKISGTLIETSLSGGRIKELIFGTGLNLNQRLFCSDAPNPVSLCQILGHDVSPEEVLDQIIAAFQHHYSVLKGGDFHAISERYHASLYRHPGFFPYEDAAGRFEAEIVRVREDGRLVLKDRQQRERIYDIKEVRMLL, encoded by the coding sequence ATGAAGACAAGACTCATCAGGCTGAATGCCACCGATTCTACCAACTCTTATATCAAAACTGTGGCCCAACCGGACGACGAACTGTTGGTTGTCTCCACCCGTTGGCAGACTGCCGGGCGCGGACAGGGTAGCAATCGTTGGGAGAGCGAGGAGGGAAAGAATTTGCTTTTCAGCCTATTGGTGCGCCCAACGTTTATCACGGTGCAGCAGAGGTTTCTGCTTTCGATGATGGGTGCGTTGTCTTTAAAAGAGGTGTTGGATAGCTATACGGACGGCATTCGCATCAAATGGCCGAACGACCTCTATTGGTTCGACCGGAAAATCAGCGGTACGCTCATCGAAACCAGCCTGTCTGGAGGACGAATCAAAGAGCTGATCTTCGGCACAGGGCTCAATCTCAACCAGCGTTTGTTTTGTAGCGATGCCCCCAATCCCGTGTCTTTGTGTCAGATTCTCGGGCACGACGTCTCCCCAGAAGAGGTCCTCGACCAAATCATCGCCGCCTTTCAGCATCATTATTCGGTGCTGAAAGGCGGCGATTTTCATGCCATCTCGGAGCGTTATCATGCTTCTCTCTACCGCCATCCCGGTTTTTTTCCTTACGAAGACGCAGCCGGGAGGTTTGAAGCAGAGATCGTTCGGGTGCGGGAAGACGGTCGACTGGTGTTGAAAGACCGACAACAGCGAGAACGAATTTACGACATCAAGGAGGTGAGAATGCTCCTCTAA
- a CDS encoding YraN family protein: MARHNDLGRWGEDFAADYLQDKGYIIRDRDWHFGKRDIDIVALTDDAATVVFVEVKTRTGDELSDPIDAVNRQKVRHLGIAANNYIKQFEVVEQVRFDVITIVGTNKQNARLEHIEDAFNPLLA, encoded by the coding sequence ATGGCAAGACACAACGACTTAGGACGGTGGGGCGAAGACTTCGCCGCCGACTATTTGCAGGACAAAGGCTACATCATACGCGACCGAGACTGGCATTTCGGCAAGCGAGACATCGATATCGTGGCTCTAACGGACGACGCTGCAACGGTGGTTTTTGTCGAAGTGAAAACCCGAACAGGCGATGAGCTCTCCGATCCCATAGATGCTGTAAACCGACAAAAGGTGCGACACCTGGGGATTGCTGCCAATAACTACATCAAACAATTCGAGGTGGTGGAGCAAGTGCGGTTCGATGTGATTACGATTGTGGGCACAAACAAGCAGAATGCCAGGCTGGAACACATCGAAGATGCCTTTAACCCGTTGCTCGCATAA